From the Spiroplasma chrysopicola DF-1 genome, one window contains:
- the xseB gene encoding exodeoxyribonuclease VII small subunit: MEQKNKSFEEILDELKTVVSELENNQLPLDLAIANFEKGINLTKQAEQQLQDIKSKVTKIVQDNKISDFSVTE, from the coding sequence ATGGAACAAAAAAATAAATCATTTGAAGAAATTTTAGATGAGTTAAAAACAGTAGTTAGTGAACTTGAAAATAATCAATTACCATTAGATTTAGCAATTGCTAATTTTGAAAAGGGGATTAATTTAACAAAGCAAGCTGAACAACAATTACAAGATATTAAAAGCAAAGTAACAAAAATTGTGCAAGATAACAAAATTAGTGACTTTTCAGTGACTGAATAG